The proteins below come from a single Syntrophorhabdus sp. genomic window:
- a CDS encoding YgcG family protein yields the protein MKRTSVLVFLCVILLVLSAAVAADVPYLTGRVTDNAGILSTGALKTLTESLKAHEDMTGNQVAVLTIPTLDGEGIEEYAVRVFEAWKLGQKGKDNGVLMVVVPEDRRMRIEVGYGLEGTLTDLMAGRIIEHVMAPCFRNGDYDGGITEGAAAIVKVLEGGEVPQATGGAGTVKRSGGIMEPDLPIIQRILFGAFIFGIIGLFTVIGILTPGVGWFLYFFLIPFWAMFPIVVLGARGALVCLAGYLVVFPIAKLLLKNSDFYKKGVMSLRTKGRASIGGFTFSSGRGGGGFTSSSSGFSGGGGSSGGGGASGSW from the coding sequence ATGAAGAGAACATCCGTTCTGGTCTTTCTTTGCGTGATCCTCCTCGTCCTTTCGGCGGCGGTTGCCGCCGACGTTCCCTATCTCACGGGCCGGGTGACAGATAACGCAGGGATCCTCTCCACCGGGGCGCTGAAGACACTCACAGAGAGCCTCAAGGCCCACGAGGACATGACCGGCAACCAGGTAGCCGTTCTGACCATTCCCACCCTTGACGGTGAGGGTATCGAAGAATATGCCGTCAGGGTCTTCGAAGCATGGAAGCTGGGCCAAAAAGGGAAGGACAACGGGGTCCTGATGGTGGTCGTCCCCGAGGACAGGCGCATGCGCATCGAGGTGGGTTACGGGCTCGAGGGCACGCTGACGGACCTCATGGCGGGCAGGATCATCGAGCATGTCATGGCGCCTTGCTTCCGCAACGGGGACTATGACGGCGGGATCACGGAGGGCGCCGCGGCCATCGTCAAGGTGCTCGAAGGCGGCGAGGTGCCGCAGGCGACAGGCGGCGCCGGGACCGTCAAGAGATCCGGGGGCATCATGGAGCCCGATCTTCCCATCATCCAGCGCATCCTCTTCGGCGCCTTCATCTTCGGCATCATCGGTCTTTTCACCGTCATCGGGATACTCACGCCCGGGGTTGGCTGGTTCCTGTATTTCTTTCTGATACCCTTCTGGGCCATGTTCCCCATCGTCGTACTCGGCGCCCGGGGAGCTCTCGTCTGCCTTGCCGGGTACCTGGTGGTGTTCCCCATCGCGAAGCTTCTTCTCAAGAACTCCGACTTCTACAAAAAGGGCGTGATGAGCCTTCGGACCAAGGGCAGGGCCTCCATCGGCGGTTTCACCTTCAGCTCCGGGAGAGGGGGCGGGGGTTTCACCAGCAGCAGCTCCGGCTTCTCCGGCGGCGGCGGATCATCAGGCGGCGGCGGTGCGTCGGGAAGCTGGTAG
- a CDS encoding serpin family protein, with protein sequence MKRSLLALPGVILLVLLSVLPAGASPAGPFSAISDGNTGLAVQLYRELGAQEGNLFFSPYSISSAMAMTYAGARGETAAQMKSTLSFRLEQAGLNSGFRSLNKLLDENAKTSGQKLSIANALVLTGGNVSDVYRKILTTYYDAGIFGGGLEEINGWVKTKTEGKIDRILEQLSANSVCVILNAIYFKGVWETQFDKKRTLDLPFKLSDGAEVKTPFMNRKGDLKLLDEKDFQALSLPYKGNTLSMVVLLPKTVDGLAALEDALYAQDLKGWLAKLDKQKNQKAWVYLPKFKLETKYDLGAPFQKMGMKDAFSPAADFSGMGWKKGDLWIGQIKHRAFVEVNEEGTEAAAATAVEMVTKSAPPRELVFRADHPFMFLIRDNETGTILFLGRVANPGK encoded by the coding sequence ATGAAAAGGTCTTTGCTGGCACTTCCTGGCGTCATTTTGCTTGTCCTTCTGTCGGTGCTCCCTGCCGGGGCATCCCCCGCCGGCCCCTTCAGCGCCATCTCTGACGGGAATACCGGGCTGGCCGTTCAGTTGTACCGCGAACTGGGCGCACAGGAGGGCAACCTCTTTTTCTCTCCCTACAGCATCTCGTCGGCCATGGCCATGACCTACGCCGGGGCGCGGGGGGAGACGGCGGCCCAGATGAAGAGCACCCTCAGTTTCCGCCTGGAGCAGGCCGGGTTAAACTCGGGGTTCAGGAGCCTCAACAAGCTCCTCGATGAGAACGCGAAGACTTCCGGCCAGAAACTCAGCATCGCCAATGCCCTCGTATTGACCGGGGGGAACGTGAGCGACGTCTACCGCAAGATACTGACCACCTACTACGATGCCGGGATCTTCGGGGGAGGCCTCGAGGAGATAAACGGGTGGGTGAAAACGAAGACGGAAGGGAAGATCGACAGGATACTGGAGCAACTCTCGGCCAACTCCGTCTGCGTCATCCTCAATGCCATCTACTTCAAGGGGGTCTGGGAAACACAGTTCGACAAGAAGCGTACCTTGGACCTTCCCTTCAAGCTCTCGGACGGCGCGGAAGTGAAGACACCCTTCATGAACCGTAAGGGCGATCTGAAGCTCCTCGACGAGAAGGACTTCCAGGCCCTGTCGCTGCCTTACAAGGGGAACACCCTCTCCATGGTCGTCCTTCTGCCGAAGACCGTCGACGGTCTCGCCGCGTTGGAGGATGCGCTCTACGCGCAAGACCTCAAGGGGTGGCTCGCAAAGCTCGACAAGCAGAAGAACCAAAAGGCATGGGTCTACCTTCCGAAGTTCAAACTCGAGACGAAATACGATCTCGGCGCGCCCTTCCAGAAAATGGGCATGAAGGACGCCTTCTCCCCGGCCGCCGATTTCTCCGGCATGGGATGGAAGAAGGGCGATCTCTGGATAGGACAGATCAAGCACAGGGCCTTCGTGGAGGTCAACGAGGAAGGAACGGAGGCGGCAGCCGCCACGGCAGTGGAGATGGTAACGAAGTCGGCCCCGCCGCGCGAGCTCGTCTTCCGGGCCGATCATCCCTTCATGTTCCTCATCCGGGACAACGAAACGGGGACGATACTCTTCCTCGGGAGGGTGGCGAACCCGGGGAAGTGA